From the Lathyrus oleraceus cultivar Zhongwan6 chromosome 4, CAAS_Psat_ZW6_1.0, whole genome shotgun sequence genome, one window contains:
- the LOC127073523 gene encoding auxin-responsive protein IAA28 isoform X2: MELHLSLALSNSHAYDASTKTHFPNNKRSFSQFLEHAEETSTNTNGSDVIFPTLSLLPLTPSNSDHHDHEHSCHSSTSTITKTSNGEDDEEPLVGWPPVYYRRKKLRYNEDHVMSRNYVKVKMEGVGIARKVNLSSHHSFHTLNQTLMNMFGKCDDDQQYELVYQDNEGDWLLAQDVSWRSFIDCAQRLKLLKSRE; the protein is encoded by the exons ATGGAACTTCATTTGAGTCTCGCTCTCTCCAATTCTCATGCCTACGATGCTTCTACCAAGACTCATTTCCCTAATAACAAACGTAGTTTTTCCCAATTCTTGGAACATGCAGAAGAAACGTCTACTAACACCAACGGATCAGATGTTATATTTCCTACTCTTTCTCTCCTCCCGTTAACTCCTAGCAACTCAGATCATCATGATCATGAACACTCCTGTCACAGTTCCACTTCCACCATCACCAA GACTAGTAACGGTGAGGATGATGAAGAACCTCTCGTGGGTTGGCCTCCGGTTTATTATAGGAGGAAGAAACTTCGTTATAATGAGGATCACGTGATGTCAAGGAACTACGTGAAGGTGAAGATGGAGGGTGTAGGAATAGCTCGAAAAGTTAATCTTAGCTCGCACCATTCATTTCACACTCTCAACCAAACTTTGATGAACATGTTTGGAAAAT GTGATGATGATCAACAGTATGAACTGGTTTATCAAGACAATGAAGGTGACTGGCTTCTTGCTCAAGATGTTTCATGGAG AAGTTTCATTGATTGTGCCCAACGCCTCAAATTGCTCAAGAGCAGAGAATAA
- the LOC127073523 gene encoding auxin-responsive protein IAA28 isoform X1: MELHLSLALSNSHAYDASTKTHFPNNKRSFSQFLEHAEETSTNTNGSDVIFPTLSLLPLTPSNSDHHDHEHSCHSSTSTITKTSNGEDDEEPLVGWPPVYYRRKKLRYNEDHVMSRNYVKVKMEGVGIARKVNLSSHHSFHTLNQTLMNMFGKCDDDQEYELVYQDNEGDWLLAQDVSWRSFIECAQRLKLFKSRG; encoded by the exons ATGGAACTTCATTTGAGTCTCGCTCTCTCCAATTCTCATGCCTACGATGCTTCTACCAAGACTCATTTCCCTAATAACAAACGTAGTTTTTCCCAATTCTTGGAACATGCAGAAGAAACGTCTACTAACACCAACGGATCAGATGTTATATTTCCTACTCTTTCTCTCCTCCCGTTAACTCCTAGCAACTCAGATCATCATGATCATGAACACTCCTGTCACAGTTCCACTTCCACCATCACCAA GACTAGTAACGGTGAGGATGATGAAGAACCTCTCGTGGGTTGGCCTCCGGTTTATTATAGGAGGAAGAAACTTCGTTATAATGAGGATCACGTGATGTCAAGGAACTACGTGAAGGTGAAGATGGAGGGTGTAGGAATAGCTCGAAAAGTTAATCTTAGCTCGCACCATTCATTTCACACTCTCAACCAAACTTTGATGAACATGTTTGGAAAAT GTGATGATGATCAAGAGTATGAACTGGTTTATCAAGACAATGAAGGTGACTGGCTTCTTGCTCAAGATGTTTCATGGAG AAGTTTCATTGAGTGTGCCCAACGCCTCAAATTGTTCAAGAGCAGAGGATAA
- the LOC127073523 gene encoding auxin-responsive protein IAA28 isoform X4, with amino-acid sequence MELHLSLALSNSHAYDASTKTHFPNNKRSFSQFLEHAEETSTNTNGSDVIFPTLSLLPLTPSNSDHHDHEHSCHSSTSTITKTSNGEDDEEPLVGWPPVYYRRKKLRYNEDHVMSRNYVKVKMEGVGIARKVNLSSHHSFHTLNQTLMNMFGKCDDDQEYELVYQDNEGDWLLAQDVSWSFIECAQRLKLFKSRG; translated from the exons ATGGAACTTCATTTGAGTCTCGCTCTCTCCAATTCTCATGCCTACGATGCTTCTACCAAGACTCATTTCCCTAATAACAAACGTAGTTTTTCCCAATTCTTGGAACATGCAGAAGAAACGTCTACTAACACCAACGGATCAGATGTTATATTTCCTACTCTTTCTCTCCTCCCGTTAACTCCTAGCAACTCAGATCATCATGATCATGAACACTCCTGTCACAGTTCCACTTCCACCATCACCAA GACTAGTAACGGTGAGGATGATGAAGAACCTCTCGTGGGTTGGCCTCCGGTTTATTATAGGAGGAAGAAACTTCGTTATAATGAGGATCACGTGATGTCAAGGAACTACGTGAAGGTGAAGATGGAGGGTGTAGGAATAGCTCGAAAAGTTAATCTTAGCTCGCACCATTCATTTCACACTCTCAACCAAACTTTGATGAACATGTTTGGAAAAT GTGATGATGATCAAGAGTATGAACTGGTTTATCAAGACAATGAAGGTGACTGGCTTCTTGCTCAAGATGTTTCATGGAG TTTCATTGAGTGTGCCCAACGCCTCAAATTGTTCAAGAGCAGAGGATAA
- the LOC127073523 gene encoding auxin-responsive protein IAA28 isoform X3, with protein sequence MELHLSLALSNSHAYDASTKTHFPNNKRSFSQFLEHAEETSTNTNGSDVIFPTLSLLPLTPSNSDHHDHEHSCHSSTSTITKTSNGEDDEEPLVGWPPVYYRRKKLRYNEDHVMSRNYVKVKMEGVGIARKVNLSSHHSFHTLNQTLMNMFGKCDDDQEYELVYQDNEGDWLLAQDVSWRSFIDCAQRLKLLKSRE encoded by the exons ATGGAACTTCATTTGAGTCTCGCTCTCTCCAATTCTCATGCCTACGATGCTTCTACCAAGACTCATTTCCCTAATAACAAACGTAGTTTTTCCCAATTCTTGGAACATGCAGAAGAAACGTCTACTAACACCAACGGATCAGATGTTATATTTCCTACTCTTTCTCTCCTCCCGTTAACTCCTAGCAACTCAGATCATCATGATCATGAACACTCCTGTCACAGTTCCACTTCCACCATCACCAA GACTAGTAACGGTGAGGATGATGAAGAACCTCTCGTGGGTTGGCCTCCGGTTTATTATAGGAGGAAGAAACTTCGTTATAATGAGGATCACGTGATGTCAAGGAACTACGTGAAGGTGAAGATGGAGGGTGTAGGAATAGCTCGAAAAGTTAATCTTAGCTCGCACCATTCATTTCACACTCTCAACCAAACTTTGATGAACATGTTTGGAAAAT GTGATGATGATCAAGAGTATGAACTGGTTTATCAAGACAATGAAGGTGACTGGCTTCTTGCTCAAGATGTTTCATGGAG AAGTTTCATTGATTGTGCCCAACGCCTCAAATTGCTCAAGAGCAGAGAATAA